The sequence GACCACGCGTTCGCCGGCGGCCAGCGCCTTGGATAGGCGCCCGGTATACTTGGCGTACTCCCGCACCGGCCGAAACGAATTTTTCAGATAGGACAGAAAGATAATCAGATCGCCCGGCGACAGTCTGCCGCTGAGCACGCTGCTGGCGCCGCATACCAGCACCAGCGCGGTCGCCAGCGCGATAACCAGATCCACGCTGCGCTCCAGCCCCGCTTCCAGCCGTTTGGATCTGACGTTATGTCGGCTGCTTTGCATATTGTCGTCGCCGAAGCTTTTGATCGCCGCCGACTCCAGGCCCAGCGCCTGCACCGTCGAGATGGCGCCGATAAATTCGGCGGCTTTGGCCGCCAGTTTCCCCTCGCGCCTGCGCTGCTGCCGGCTGACCTGGTGAATATTTCTGGCGGCGCGGCGCGAGCGCCACAGCAGAAACGGCATCGGCAGCAGCGCTATCAACGCCAGCCGCCAGTCCAGATACAGCATCACGCCGAACATGCCGGTCAGGATAAGCAGGCTGGCGAGCATCGGCATCAGCGCTGTGACCGTCACCTCGCGCAGCATGCCGATATCGTTGATCAGGCGCATGGTTAAATCCCCCGTCCGCGCCCGATGGTGAAACGACAGCGGCAGATTCAGCAGGTGGGAGAACAGATCCCGGCGCACCTCGCCGAGTACCCGGCTGCCGACCAGCGCCAGCCCCAGGGTGCTGAGATAGCTCATCGCGGCTTTCAGCGCCGCGATGGCGACGACGCCGCCGGCGCAAAACCATAACAGCGCGGTTTTGCTCCAGTTTTCCATTCCCATAAGCCGCGGCGCGGCGGCGGCATCCGTCGTCAGCACCGCGTCAATCACCACCGCCAGCGGCCAGGGTTCCAGCAGGCGCATCGCCGTGGCGAACAGCAAGGCCCCCAGCGCCCCCCACAGCAGGCCGCGCTGCGGCGCGAGATAGGGGAGAAAAGCGCGGCCGACGTGCAACAGCGGGCGGCTATTCATCCTCTTGCCTCCCCGGCCGCGTCGGCCGCGTCGGCCAGCGACAGAATGCGCCCGACGATGGCGTCCCAGCCGTAGCGTTGCGCAACCAGCGCTCGCCCCGCCTGCCCCAGCGCCTGCCGCAGCGCGTCATCGTCCAGCAACGCGATTAACGCCTCGCACAGCGCGGCGGGATCGTCCGGCGGCACCAGCAGTCCGGCCCGCCCCTCCTCCAGCACCTCATGCAGATGGCCGACGCGCGTCGCCACCACCGGCAGCCCGGCGGCCATATACTCATAAATCTTCAACGGCGAAAAATAGAACCCCGCCAGACGCGGATAGGGCGCCACCGCGATATCCATTTCCGCCAGCAGCGCCGGCACGCGATGCGGCGCGACGGCGCCGGTGAAGCGGGTAAAGGGCAGCAGTTTGTCGCGGGTGACTTTTTCCAGCAACGGAGCGGATTCGCCGCCGTCGCCCACCACCAGCAGCCGCCCATGCCGACCGCGCCGATGCAGCAGGGCGAAGGCGTCGATCAGCCGATCCACGCCGTGCCAGGGCTTCATCGAACCGAGAAAACCGATGGTGTTTCCGCCGGGGCGAGGCGGCCGCGCCGCCGGAAAACGCGCGAGGTCAACGCCGTTGGAGACCACCACGGCGCGCCCGCCGGATTCGGTAAAGGCATCCAGATACGCCTTTACCCCCGGCGATACCGCGACGATCGTCGCCGCGTCGGCCAGCAGCGAACGAATGACCCGTTCCGCCTGCCCCCGCAGCGGCAGCTCCCGGTATTGCCGCTGCTCCTCGATCAACGGCGCATTCACTTCCAGCACCCGCCGGATACGGTTTCGCCGCGCAAAGGCCATGCCCGCATGGCTCCACAGCGAATAGCGTTCATACAGCAGATCGAACGGCCCCGAGCGCGCCAGAAGATCCGGCAGAACGCGGTTCGCCGCCAACGCCGCCGCGGCGCGCGCCGCCGCCCCCGAGGCCGGCAGCGGCGGCAACGGCGTCACCTCCAGCGAGCGCAAATCCGGCGGCGGCTCCCCCTCCGGTCGCTGGGCGAACAGCGTCACCCGCGCGCCCCGGCGCAGCAGGCTGCGGATCACCTCCTGAACGTGTATCGACGCCCCTTTGCTGCCGAAGACCGGAATGCCGGGATCGGCACAGATATAGGCAACCCGCATTATTCCCCTCCTCCCGTATAGCGGCCCGGCCCGGCGTTCACCGCCCGGCGAAAAATGTCGCGCAGCACGCCGCTGTTGGCGTCGATGTCGTAATCCCGTTCGATCAACGCCCGCGCCTGCCGCGACAGCCGCCGCTGTATGTCGGGCGCGGCCAGCAGCGCGGCGATGGCGTCCGCCAGCGCCGCGGGATCGCGCGGCGCGACGCACAGTCCGGTTTCGCCGTCGATCACCAGTTCGGGAATGCCCGCCACCCGCGTGGAAATCACCGGCGTTCCCAGCGCCATGGCCTCCAGCAGTACGGTGGGCAGACCGTCCCTGTCGCCGTCGTGGCTGATCACGCACGGGGCCGCCACCACAGCCGCCTGGCGCATCGCCGCGATAATCTCCGCCTGCGGCAGCGCGCCCTCAAGGGTGACGCGCCGCGCCAGACCGGCGGCGTTGATGCGCGTGCGCAGCGGGTCGAGCAGCGGTCCGCCGCCGATCAGCCGGCAGTGGAAATCCTCCCCGCGTTTATCCAACAGGCTGAGGGCGTCAATCAGCACATCGAAGCCTTTTTTCGCCACCAGCCGGCCCACCGCCAGGATCTGCCTGCCGCGGTTCAGCGGCGGCGTATAGGTAAAGCGGCTCAGGTCCAGCCCGTTATAAAGCCGCACTATATTCCGCGCGTCGTCGCCGTATTTCTCGGTCAAATAGGCCAGGTTATAGTCGGAAACGGTGATGGTTTGCGCCGCGTCGCGCAGTTTCCGCCCCAGCCCGACGCTCTTCTCATAGGCGAAATAGATATCTTTGGCGTGGGCGGTAAAGGTGTAGCCGACGTCGCTGAAAGCGGCGGCCAGGCGGGCGATGGTGGTGGCGTGCGTGCCGAAGTGGGCGTGGAGATGGCCTATCCCCCGCGTCTTGACGGCCAACGCCAGCCTCAGCGCCTGGGCGAACTCATGCACGCTGACGTCTCTGGCCAGCGCTATGCGGGCGCTGAAATCGGCCAGTTTCGCATGCCCCTCCTCCATCAGTTCCCAAAGCGACTCGCTATCGTGCTGCTTGTCCGCCAGCCGGGTAACGGGCGAACGCACCTGGGAAATACAGTCCTGAAAATGGGTTTCCGCCACCGGCCCCAGCGCGAAAATATCCACGCGGATACCGGCCCTTTCATGGGCCAGAATTTCATTCACCACAAAGGTTTCGGAAAAGCGCGGGTAGCGTTTAAGCACGTACCCCACGTACAGCGGGCTTTGGTTCATTCACCGTTCTCCCGTTGAAAATGGATGCCGCCGTCCGCGTACTTCGCGGCCAGCAGCGCCTGCACTCTGTCGGCGACGCCGTCGAGTCCGTTGAAATTGAGCGCCGCCCGGCGCCGATCCGGGCGCGGCGGCATCGCCAGCCAGTCGCCGAGCGCCGATGCGGTCAAATCCGCCGGGTGGAGACAGTCCACCAGCCCCAGTTCCGCCAGGCGGGTGGCGCGGATCCACTGTTCCTGGCGCAGCGTGACGCGCGGCACAATCAACGCCCGCTTGCGGTACGACAAAATTTCCGTGGTGGTGTTGTATCCCCCCATGGCGACCACGCACTCCGCGTGGCGCATCAGCGTCAGCGGATCGGCGGCGAACTCCATTATCAGCATGTCTTGCCGCCGGCCCACCCGCTCCCGCAGGCGCGCCTTCTCCTGCGGCGGCATCATGGCGCCGGTTATCAGCACCCCGGTCACGCCGGCGGGCATGCGGGCACCGGCGAACGCGGCGGCCAGCGGCCCGCCGTCCTGACCGCCGCCCACCACGCACAGGGCGTAGGGCGACGTCAGCCCCGGCAGGATCTCCGCCGGGCCTTTGCCGGAGGTGGCTCGCCGCCTGGCATCCAGATAGCCGACAAAAGAGACTTTTTGGCACAGGCTGCGGTCGAAGCGATAGCATTGCGGCAGGTTGTAAACCACCCGGTCGCCATAGATCCAGATGGAAGAAATATACTCGCGGATGACATGCATATTGTTCAGCTTGTTCCACTGGCGGCGCACGGCGGCGGGGTCGTCGATAATGTCCCGCAGCCCGAGCACAAGGTGCGCCCCCTTCTGCGCCATCATCGGCAGCGAGGCGTCCAGTTCCGACATGGCGCCGCGCGGCACATTGTCAATCACCAGAATATCCGGCTCGAACGCCTCCAGCGCGGAATAAATAATCCTTGAGCGCAGCATCACCAAACGGCGAATATCCTTTCCCAGCGAGCGGGGTAAATAATCGCCCTGCGGGGTTTTTAAATACGTCGGCAGCGTAACCGTATCGATCCCGATGGGTAACGGGAATTTTCCCGCTTCGCGCACGCCGGTTATCAACAATATTTCCGCTGCTGGAAAGCGCGTCAGGATAAACTCCGCCAGCAGCATATTGCGGCGAATATGCCCCAACCCCATCGTATCGTGCGAATAAAAAGCCAGCCTGGGCGTTACCTTGATCAATACTCCTCCTTTTGGACCGTCTGCGGCCGCCGCGCTTATTAAAATACCGACCGTCAATCGCGGCGGAATAAATCCCGGCTATAGACTTTTTCCCGGCACGCCGTTAGCTGGTCGGAAAGTCGATTCGCCACAATAACGTCCGACTGCGATTGAAACGCGCCGAAATCGGAAATGACCGGGGCGCGATAAAATAGCGCTTGCGGCAGCCCCGGTTCATACACAAGCACTTTTATCCCCTGCGCCTGCAGGCGCTTCATTACGCCCACAATTGACGAATCGCGAAAATTATCGGCGCCGCTTTTCATAATCAGCCGATAAATACCGACGGTGCGGGGAGCGCGGCGCAATATAGCCTCGCTGATAAAATCCTTGCGGGTATGATTGGCCTCGACGATTGCGCGAATAAGGTTATTCGGCACCCGGCGACAATTGGCCAACAGTTGTCTGGTGTCTTTGGGTAAACAGTAACCTCCGTAGCCAAAGGAGGGATTGTTGTAATAATCGCCGATGCGCGGGTCGAGGCACACGCCTTTAATGATCTCCGCGCTATCCAGACCGAATAATTCCGCGTAGGTGTCCAGCTCGTTAAAATAGGCGATGCGCATCGCCAGGTAGGTATTGGCGAACAGCTTTATCGACTCCGCCTCGGTCGAGCCGGTAAACAGCACCTCGATATCTTTTTTCTGCGCGCCTTCCGCCAGCAGAGCCGCAAAGCGGCGCGCCGCTTTGCCCTTATCGCCGACGATAATGCGCGAGGGGTGGAGATTGTCGTATAACGCCCGTCCCTCGCGTAAAAACTCCGGCGAAAAGAAAAGGTTGTCGATATCATACTTGGCGCGCAACTGCTGCGTAAAGCCGATGGGAACGGTGGATTTGATGACCAACGCCGCGTCAGGCGCAAGATGGGGCGATGCCTCGCGAATCGCCCGCTCCACGGACGAGGTATCAAAATAGTGCGTCTGCGGATCGTAATTCGTCGGCGTGGCGATAATAATGAAGTCGGCATGGCGGCACGCCGCCGCTATATCTTCGGTAGCGCGCAGGTCGAGCCGGCAATGAGTTAAATAATGGCTTATCTCGGCATCGAAAACCGGCGATTGCCGTTGATTGAGCATCGCGACCCTGGCCGAATCAATATCATACGCCACCACCTCATGCCGCTGCGCCAGCAGAACGGCATTAGACAGCCCGACATAACCCAATCCGAAAACGGCAATTTTCATAGCGCGCCACTTATAAAGTTTGGAAAAGTGATGTGAATAAACTGATGCTGCTACATAATCATGTTGATTCATCCCCTGAAACAAAACTTATAGCTAGCTTTCTAATAATAAGCAGCAACAACCGCTAATGGTTAATTAAATTAAAAAAACCTTACCCTAATGAATTCGCGTATTCAATATCGGCATCATCATTACTCTACGGATAT comes from Brenneria nigrifluens DSM 30175 = ATCC 13028 and encodes:
- a CDS encoding ABC transporter ATP-binding protein, coding for MNSRPLLHVGRAFLPYLAPQRGLLWGALGALLFATAMRLLEPWPLAVVIDAVLTTDAAAAPRLMGMENWSKTALLWFCAGGVVAIAALKAAMSYLSTLGLALVGSRVLGEVRRDLFSHLLNLPLSFHHRARTGDLTMRLINDIGMLREVTVTALMPMLASLLILTGMFGVMLYLDWRLALIALLPMPFLLWRSRRAARNIHQVSRQQRRREGKLAAKAAEFIGAISTVQALGLESAAIKSFGDDNMQSSRHNVRSKRLEAGLERSVDLVIALATALVLVCGASSVLSGRLSPGDLIIFLSYLKNSFRPVREYAKYTGRLSKALAAGERVVDLLERRSDIVDGPHAAELNAAAGDIRFENICFGYQADRDGAMLSILDGFSLHAPAGRSVAIAGPSGAGKSTISSLLLRLYDPQSGAVELDGRNLGDYTISSLRRQISVVPQDSLLLGVSIRENIALAAQRPVSEQEIIAAARLANAHEFITALPHGYDTVISEGGQSLSGGQRQRISIARAAIRRTPILILDEPNVGLDSENERDVTEALLRLMQGRTSLLITHNLSFAARADHIVFLEQGRIVEQGSHDQLIAAGGRYARLWQLQRRENER
- a CDS encoding glycosyltransferase family 4 protein, encoding MRVAYICADPGIPVFGSKGASIHVQEVIRSLLRRGARVTLFAQRPEGEPPPDLRSLEVTPLPPLPASGAAARAAAALAANRVLPDLLARSGPFDLLYERYSLWSHAGMAFARRNRIRRVLEVNAPLIEEQRQYRELPLRGQAERVIRSLLADAATIVAVSPGVKAYLDAFTESGGRAVVVSNGVDLARFPAARPPRPGGNTIGFLGSMKPWHGVDRLIDAFALLHRRGRHGRLLVVGDGGESAPLLEKVTRDKLLPFTRFTGAVAPHRVPALLAEMDIAVAPYPRLAGFYFSPLKIYEYMAAGLPVVATRVGHLHEVLEEGRAGLLVPPDDPAALCEALIALLDDDALRQALGQAGRALVAQRYGWDAIVGRILSLADAADAAGEARG
- a CDS encoding glycosyltransferase, yielding MNQSPLYVGYVLKRYPRFSETFVVNEILAHERAGIRVDIFALGPVAETHFQDCISQVRSPVTRLADKQHDSESLWELMEEGHAKLADFSARIALARDVSVHEFAQALRLALAVKTRGIGHLHAHFGTHATTIARLAAAFSDVGYTFTAHAKDIYFAYEKSVGLGRKLRDAAQTITVSDYNLAYLTEKYGDDARNIVRLYNGLDLSRFTYTPPLNRGRQILAVGRLVAKKGFDVLIDALSLLDKRGEDFHCRLIGGGPLLDPLRTRINAAGLARRVTLEGALPQAEIIAAMRQAAVVAAPCVISHDGDRDGLPTVLLEAMALGTPVISTRVAGIPELVIDGETGLCVAPRDPAALADAIAALLAAPDIQRRLSRQARALIERDYDIDANSGVLRDIFRRAVNAGPGRYTGGGE
- a CDS encoding glycosyltransferase family protein, which codes for MIKVTPRLAFYSHDTMGLGHIRRNMLLAEFILTRFPAAEILLITGVREAGKFPLPIGIDTVTLPTYLKTPQGDYLPRSLGKDIRRLVMLRSRIIYSALEAFEPDILVIDNVPRGAMSELDASLPMMAQKGAHLVLGLRDIIDDPAAVRRQWNKLNNMHVIREYISSIWIYGDRVVYNLPQCYRFDRSLCQKVSFVGYLDARRRATSGKGPAEILPGLTSPYALCVVGGGQDGGPLAAAFAGARMPAGVTGVLITGAMMPPQEKARLRERVGRRQDMLIMEFAADPLTLMRHAECVVAMGGYNTTTEILSYRKRALIVPRVTLRQEQWIRATRLAELGLVDCLHPADLTASALGDWLAMPPRPDRRRAALNFNGLDGVADRVQALLAAKYADGGIHFQRENGE
- a CDS encoding nucleotide sugar dehydrogenase, which translates into the protein MKIAVFGLGYVGLSNAVLLAQRHEVVAYDIDSARVAMLNQRQSPVFDAEISHYLTHCRLDLRATEDIAAACRHADFIIIATPTNYDPQTHYFDTSSVERAIREASPHLAPDAALVIKSTVPIGFTQQLRAKYDIDNLFFSPEFLREGRALYDNLHPSRIIVGDKGKAARRFAALLAEGAQKKDIEVLFTGSTEAESIKLFANTYLAMRIAYFNELDTYAELFGLDSAEIIKGVCLDPRIGDYYNNPSFGYGGYCLPKDTRQLLANCRRVPNNLIRAIVEANHTRKDFISEAILRRAPRTVGIYRLIMKSGADNFRDSSIVGVMKRLQAQGIKVLVYEPGLPQALFYRAPVISDFGAFQSQSDVIVANRLSDQLTACREKVYSRDLFRRD